A window of Rhodococcus sp. SGAir0479 contains these coding sequences:
- a CDS encoding MDR family MFS transporter, whose product MATETADAATTSSVGLRSERGPILLSLMLSTSLVALDSTIIATAVLTIVGDLGGFSQFPWLFSIYLLAQAVSVPIYGKLADMFGRKPIMMLGIVVFAVGSLLCGLAWSMPALIVFRAVQGLGAGAVQPMSLTIAGDIYTVAERAKVQGYIASVWGVSAVLGPTLGGLFSEYLSWRWIFLVNIPLCAVAAWMLLRNFREERTARRARIDYPGAVLLTAGAALMILGLLEGGQAWAWASPAGIGVFVAGAALLVAFVFVERRAADPILPLYMLTRRVLVASSLVSLSVGAILMGLTTYVPTFVQGVLGTGALVAGFALAVLTIGWPIAASQAGRLYLRIGFRSTALIGSVFALVGSALLLLLAEGSPVWQVGATCFVIGIGMGLIATPTLIAAQSSVDWSERGVVTSTNMFARSIGSAVGVAVFGALVNSRVGDTAEPAPSALSGAIHLVFLGILGVAVLLTVSSALMPRAERREAGLG is encoded by the coding sequence ATGGCGACCGAGACCGCCGACGCAGCGACCACATCATCCGTCGGCCTGCGCTCCGAGCGCGGCCCCATCCTGCTGTCGCTGATGCTGAGCACGTCGCTGGTCGCGCTCGACAGCACGATCATTGCGACCGCCGTGCTGACCATCGTCGGCGACCTCGGCGGCTTCAGCCAGTTCCCGTGGCTGTTCTCCATCTACCTGCTGGCGCAGGCCGTGTCGGTGCCCATCTACGGCAAGCTCGCCGACATGTTCGGCCGCAAGCCGATCATGATGTTGGGCATCGTGGTGTTCGCGGTCGGCTCGCTGCTCTGCGGACTCGCGTGGAGCATGCCCGCGCTGATCGTCTTCCGCGCCGTCCAGGGCCTGGGTGCGGGCGCGGTGCAACCGATGAGCCTGACGATCGCCGGTGACATCTACACGGTCGCCGAACGCGCCAAGGTCCAGGGCTACATCGCGAGCGTGTGGGGCGTGTCGGCGGTGCTGGGCCCGACACTCGGTGGCCTGTTCTCCGAATACCTGTCGTGGCGATGGATCTTCCTCGTCAACATTCCGTTGTGCGCCGTCGCGGCGTGGATGCTCCTGCGCAATTTCCGGGAAGAGAGAACCGCCCGTCGCGCACGCATCGACTACCCCGGCGCGGTCCTGCTCACGGCGGGTGCGGCGCTGATGATCCTGGGTCTGCTCGAGGGTGGTCAGGCCTGGGCGTGGGCCTCGCCCGCCGGGATCGGGGTCTTCGTCGCGGGCGCGGCGCTGCTGGTCGCGTTCGTGTTCGTCGAGCGCCGCGCCGCCGACCCGATCCTGCCGCTGTACATGCTCACCCGGCGGGTGCTCGTCGCGAGCAGCCTGGTGTCGCTGTCGGTGGGGGCCATCCTGATGGGTCTGACGACGTACGTGCCGACCTTCGTCCAGGGTGTCCTCGGCACCGGGGCGCTGGTCGCCGGCTTCGCGCTGGCGGTGCTCACGATCGGCTGGCCCATCGCGGCGTCGCAGGCCGGACGACTGTACCTGCGGATCGGGTTCCGCTCGACCGCCCTGATCGGCAGTGTGTTCGCACTCGTCGGCTCGGCGTTGTTGCTGCTGCTCGCGGAGGGCTCACCGGTGTGGCAGGTGGGTGCGACGTGTTTCGTCATCGGCATCGGCATGGGGCTGATCGCCACCCCGACGCTCATCGCCGCCCAGTCCAGCGTCGACTGGAGCGAGCGGGGCGTGGTGACGTCGACCAACATGTTCGCCCGCTCGATCGGCAGTGCCGTCGGGGTCGCGGTGTTCGGCGCGCTGGTCAACTCCCGTGTCGGCGACACGGCCGAACCGGCGCCGTCCGCGCTCTCCGGCGCCATCCACCTCGTGTTCCTCGGCATCCTGGGTGTCGCGGTACTGCTCACCGTGTCGTCGGCGCTGATGCCGCGAGCCGAACGACGGGAAGCCGGCCTCGGCTGA
- a CDS encoding phosphoribosylaminoimidazolesuccinocarboxamide synthase, translating into MRPSLESYTHLAGGKVRDLYTIDDEHLLLVASDRISAYDHVLSTPIPDKGRVLTAMSVFFFEKLGGSNHLAGDPLDERIPEEVLGRALVVRKLNMIPVECVARGYLTGSGLVDYQNTGAVCGVELPEGLVEASELPDPIFTPASKAALGDHDENIDFQAVVDKVGQDLAVKLRNDTLDIYFRAASFARERGIILADTKFEFGLDSDHNLVLADEVLTPDSSRYWPAEGYEPGKVQPSFDKQFVRNWLTGPESGWDRASDTPPPPLPPEIVEATRARYIEAYERISGLSFEDWVG; encoded by the coding sequence GTGCGTCCTTCACTCGAGTCCTACACCCACCTGGCCGGCGGCAAGGTCCGTGATCTGTACACGATCGACGACGAGCATCTCCTGCTGGTCGCGAGTGACCGGATCTCGGCATACGACCACGTGCTCAGCACCCCGATCCCGGACAAGGGGCGGGTGCTGACCGCGATGAGCGTGTTCTTCTTCGAGAAGCTCGGTGGCAGCAACCACCTGGCCGGCGACCCGCTCGACGAGCGGATCCCCGAGGAGGTGCTGGGCCGCGCGCTGGTGGTCCGCAAGCTGAACATGATCCCGGTCGAGTGCGTGGCCCGCGGCTACCTGACGGGCTCGGGACTGGTGGACTACCAGAACACGGGTGCGGTGTGCGGCGTCGAACTGCCCGAGGGGCTGGTGGAGGCGAGCGAGTTGCCGGATCCCATCTTCACCCCGGCCAGCAAGGCAGCCCTCGGTGACCACGACGAGAACATCGACTTCCAGGCCGTCGTCGACAAGGTCGGCCAGGACCTGGCGGTCAAGCTGCGCAACGACACGCTCGACATCTACTTCCGGGCGGCCAGTTTCGCGCGCGAGCGCGGCATCATCCTGGCCGACACCAAGTTCGAGTTCGGTCTCGACAGCGACCACAACCTGGTCCTCGCCGACGAGGTGCTGACGCCGGACTCGTCGCGCTACTGGCCGGCCGAGGGCTACGAGCCCGGCAAGGTGCAGCCGAGTTTCGACAAGCAGTTCGTGCGCAACTGGCTCACCGGACCCGAATCCGGCTGGGATCGGGCCTCGGACACCCCGCCGCCGCCGCTGCCGCCGGAGATCGTCGAGGCCACCCGCGCGCGGTACATCGAGGCGTACGAACGCATCTCGGGGCTCTCGTTCGAGGACTGGGTGGGCTGA